The genomic interval CCAGAGTGCCACTGACCTTCCCCAATCCTGCCCCCAGGATATCGACAAGCAGTACGTGGGTTTCGCCACACTGCCCAACCAGGTGCACCGCAAGTCAGTAAAGAAGGGTTTCGACTTCACGCTTATGGTGGCTGGTGAGTGGGCCAGGTTGCTGGGTGGAGTGGCTGGAGCCTCTGGCCAGCCAGGCTTAGTTGTGGGGAACCCATACCTAACTCAATTCCTTCACTGTACCTGTGGCCAGGTGAGTCAGGCCTTGGGAAGTCCACACTGGTCCATAGCCTCTTCCTGACTGACCTGTACAAGGACAGGAAACTGCTGAGTGCTGAGGGTAAGTGGCCCGCACACAGTCCTGACACTGATTTACCAACCCTATCCTATAATCCTTTGAAGAGCACCCTTCTAGGTCTACCCTCCTTCTCATGTTGTGCATCCCTATTCAGAGTCCAGAAAGAGTGGCCCAGATCACAGTCATATTGTATGGCCAAGGTCAAGGCACTAAGATAGATGAGGACAAGAGTCCTGGCTGCCTGGGGTAGGGCATAAAGGGTTGGAGTGGCCCCATACTAACAATGCCTTCCTCCCCATCCCCCTGCAGAACGCATCAGTCAGACAGTAGAGATCCTGAAGCACACAGTGGACATTGAGGAGAAGGGGGTCAAGTTGAAACTAACCATTGTGGACACACCTGGTTTCGGGGATGCTGTCAACAACTCGGAGTGGTGAGGAAAGCCTGACTGGGGAATGAATCCCTGACCCAGCCAATCCCAGCCTCCCTGTGGCCAGTGGGTGGTCCTGACACTGAATTAATGCTCCCTCCACCAGCTGGAAGCCCATCACTGATTATGTGGACCAGCAGTTTGAGCAGTATTTCCGTGATGAGAGTGGCCTCAACCGCAAGAACATCCAAGACAACAGGGTGCACTGCTGCCTGTACTTCATCTCCCCCTTTGGGCATGGGTATGTCCTAGAACCAGGCTTAGGGCCCATCCCCCTATAGTGTATTCCCATGGCTGTACCTATCACTGCACCACCACTACCCTTACCCCTTACCATGCACATCCCTGCCCCTGGCTGCTCTCTGCAGGCTGCGGCCAGTGGACGTGGGTTTCATGAAGGCTTTGCATGAGAAGGTGAACATCGTGCCCCTCATTGCCAAAGCAGACTGCCTGGTCCCCAGTGAAATCCGGAAGCTGAAGGAGCGGGTGAGCCTGCTGTGACAGAGGGGACTTGGCCAAAGACTGTGGGGCCGAGAATGCTGGGAAAGCTGGCCAGCCCCATTTCTTGACAGCTCTTGCCCCTTCACTGCAGATCCGGGAAGAGATAGACAAGTTTGGGATTCACGTATACCAGTTTCCGGAATGTGATTCAGATGAGGATGAAGACTTCAAGCAACAGGACCGGGAACTGAAGGTAAAATACGCAGTGGGGAGGGGATGGAGATAGCCAGGGATAGAGAACTGGAGGCCACACAGGAGCCAGAGTAGGGCTAGACATCCAAGTCCAATCTGATGAGGGCAAGAGTCATTTGTCCTGGAGGTAGAAGACCTATACCCCCATGGGTAAACAGCTAAAGAGTTCAACCCAGTTGTCATAGAGCTGTGACATCCCCTAACTCCCATAGTGGTGGCTTTGGGTGCCCCAGCTAGAGTGACAATTAAGACCCACCAAGGCCAAGGGCAGAGATCCACTGGGTCAATAGAGCATGGACAGGGGCATCGTACCACAAGGTATGGGCTCAGCctgtggggagagaaagggaaggaagctaGATTGGTGGTTCTTGATGTGGACGGGGTCAGGAAGCAAGAGTTGGTTGGGCACAATCTGGCAGAGGCCTAAGGGTGTGCACTGCACAGACCATGGCTACAGTGGGCAACAAAGATGTCAAAAGAAGAATAATATCAGGTTGACTTTGGGGGGAAGTGGATAATGGTGATGCTAGAAGGGCATGCTTCGGGGTGCTAGCCCCCACGCCCTCCCCAACCACTAAGCCTGCGCTCATATGGTCTGGGCGTGAGCCcttgctcccctcccccaggagaGTGCTCCCTTCGCTGTTATTGGCAGCAACACAGTGGTGGAAGCCAAGGGGCAGCGGGTCCGGGGGCGACTGTACCCCTGGGGAATCGTGGAGGGTGAGTTGATGCATGGGGCACCATGTACTGGGTGGGAAGGCTCCCTGGGCAGATGCCCACCCACAGCCCACTTCTGCCCCATAGTGGAGAATCAGGCACACTGCGACTTCGTAAAGCTACGCAACATGCTTATCCGCACTCACATGCACGACCTCAAGGATGTGACATGTGATGTTCACTACGAGAACTATCGCGCACACTGCATCCAGCAGATGACCAGGTGAGCCATCCCCACACATTGGAACTTGATCTCACACCTCTTGGCCCTGGCCATGTCTCTATAACTGAGGGCTGGTTGGGCCTAACCCCCAAATCAAATCCACAGTGCTTGCTCTCCCTAGAATTAGCTCAGGGGTTTTGTATCCCAGCCCATCACTCTGAGCCTCCTAGCAGCCATTTCCCTCCTTTATCACCCCCCCCACAGCAAATTGACCCAAGACAGTCGCATGGAGAGTCCCATCCCCATCCTACCACTGCCCACCCCGGATGCTGAGACTGAGAAACTCATCAGGATGAAGGATGAGGAGGTTGGTGGGAGCTGGGGGTGGAGCCAGGACTGGATGTGACTGCCTGaaggggtgggggtagggtcTGGCCTCTC from Urocitellus parryii isolate mUroPar1 chromosome 3, mUroPar1.hap1, whole genome shotgun sequence carries:
- the Septin5 gene encoding septin-5 isoform X2, whose translation is MDSLAAPQDRLVEQLLSPRTQAQRRLKDIDKQYVGFATLPNQVHRKSVKKGFDFTLMVAGESGLGKSTLVHSLFLTDLYKDRKLLSAEERISQTVEILKHTVDIEEKGVKLKLTIVDTPGFGDAVNNSECWKPITDYVDQQFEQYFRDESGLNRKNIQDNRVHCCLYFISPFGHGLRPVDVGFMKALHEKVNIVPLIAKADCLVPSEIRKLKERIREEIDKFGIHVYQFPECDSDEDEDFKQQDRELKESAPFAVIGSNTVVEAKGQRVRGRLYPWGIVEVENQAHCDFVKLRNMLIRTHMHDLKDVTCDVHYENYRAHCIQQMTSKLTQDSRMESPIPILPLPTPDAETEKLIRMKDEELRRMQEMLQKMKQQMQDQ
- the Septin5 gene encoding septin-5 isoform X1 encodes the protein MSTGLRYKSKLATPEDKQDIDKQYVGFATLPNQVHRKSVKKGFDFTLMVAGESGLGKSTLVHSLFLTDLYKDRKLLSAEERISQTVEILKHTVDIEEKGVKLKLTIVDTPGFGDAVNNSECWKPITDYVDQQFEQYFRDESGLNRKNIQDNRVHCCLYFISPFGHGLRPVDVGFMKALHEKVNIVPLIAKADCLVPSEIRKLKERIREEIDKFGIHVYQFPECDSDEDEDFKQQDRELKESAPFAVIGSNTVVEAKGQRVRGRLYPWGIVEVENQAHCDFVKLRNMLIRTHMHDLKDVTCDVHYENYRAHCIQQMTSKLTQDSRMESPIPILPLPTPDAETEKLIRMKDEELRRMQEMLQKMKQQMQDQ